A part of Ziziphus jujuba cultivar Dongzao chromosome 8, ASM3175591v1 genomic DNA contains:
- the LOC107414507 gene encoding uncharacterized protein LOC107414507 isoform X1: MAAMAATTCLPSSPQLRLALNGVNYRKSPAILVRARMGKQDRWIRALCLANEEARNASGKRCRRIALVRADSGVDGFSGWSGSEGGEESMESERKNWFGGIVGAGVAGVVLAGGLTFAALSLGKRSSSRPKQQMEPLTTQQEVSLVSDDQNDEVLGLEKDLYKQDDRSLEGGTGTHRDSSSSSEIIDASKNRVGDKSDVGSMNDHESDGTDVFNNASTEETVQYKSTFNEKLDDTDSDTVSKSYNLLEPEKGNESFVASGFEDLDGNFPLGTAELTSEQENPVIVRQADLSVSNTVPSNLSLDKQDELSDSGGDQTSDQSLDSTSFINHSPNEPLALNESLGLQSNSNLEPHILPKDSKVNVVSSSSNPNVDLSKLPEVSAERSSPLEVHSRGEGGSSGTSVSASELSFPNQPFTQSDNDISKGTFVSSNPGNSFSSAGIPAPSVVSAALQVLPGKVLVPAVVDQVQGQALAALQVLKVIEADVQPGDLCTRREFARWLVSASSALSRNTISKVYPAMYIENVTELAFDDVTPGDPDFSSIQGLAEAGLISSKLSRHDMLSSLDEDQGPVDFSPESPLSRQDLVSWKMALEKRQLPEADRKVLYQLSGFIDSDKVHPDACPALVADLSAGEQGIIALAFGYTRLFQPHKPVTKAQAAIALATGEASDVVNEELARIEAESMAENAVSAHSALVAEVEKDVNANFEKELSKEREKIDAIEKMAEEARTELEKLRAEREEDNIALMKERAAVDSEMEVLSRLRREVEEQLQSLMSNKVEISYEKEKINKLRKETENESQEIARLQYELEVERKALSMARAWAEDEAKRAREQAKALEEARDRWERHGIKVVVDNDLREESLAGVTWLDAGKQVLVEGTVSRAENLMGKLKAMAEDVREKSRDIIYRIIQKIALLISKLKEWASEAGRRTENIRHAAVSKAYASAQELQQSTSEFRLTIREGAKRVMGDCREGVEKLTQKFKT, translated from the exons ATGGCTGCTATGGCTGCAACAACGTGCCTTCCAAGCTCACCACAACTTCGATTAGCTCTCAATGGCGTGAACTATCGGAAATCCCCTGCGATTCTTGTACGGGCTCGTATGGGGAAGCAGGATCGTTGGATTCGTGCACTCTGTCTTGCTAATGAGGAAGCGAGGAATGCGAGTGGCAAGCGTTGTCGTAGAATTGCGTTGGTCCGGGCGGATTCTGGAGTTGATGGGTTTTCTGGATGGTCCGGTTCTGAAGGTGGAGAAGAATCAATGGAGTCGGAGAGAAAGAACTGGTTTGGAG GAATAGTGGGAGCTGGAGTAGCAGGAGTCGTTCTTGCTGGTGGTCTTACTTTTGCTGCATTATCTTTGGGAAAAAGGAGCAGTTCTC GACCAAAACAACAGATGGAGCCCTTGACAACGCAGCAGGAAGTGTCATTGGTGTCAGATGATCAGAATGATGAAGTCCTGGGGCTTGAAAAAGACTTGTATAAGCAGGATGATCGTAGTCTGGAAGGCGGAACAGGTACACACAgggattcttcttcatcttcagaaATCATTGATGCTTCTAAAAATAGAGTTGGTGATAAGTCTGATGTCGGTAGCATGAATGATCATGAATCCGATGGTACTGATGTCTTCAACAATGCTTCCACTGAAGAAACTGTGCAATAtaaatcaacttttaatgagAAGTTAGATGATACTGACAGTGATACAGTGTCAAAGTCATACAATCTTCTTGAACCTGAAAAAGGCAATGAATCGTTTGTTGCCTCTGGTTTTGAAGATTTGGATGGCAATTTTCCGCTTGGTACAGCAGAATTAACTTCTGAGCAAGAGAACCCAGTCATTGTCAGACAAGCGGACTTGTCAGTTTCTAATACTGTTCCGTCAAACCTTAGCCTTGACAAGCAGGATGAACTATCTGATTCCGGTGGAGATCAAACTTCTGATCAATCATTGGATTCTACTAGTTTCATTAACCATTCACCTAACGAGCCTCTGGCTCTAAACGAGTCATTGGGTCTgcagtcaaactcaaatttagAACCACATATTTTGCCTAAAGACAGCAAAGTAAATGTAGTCTCATCTTCATCCAATCCAAATGTTGACCTGAGCAAATTGCCAGAGGTCTCAGCTGAAAGAAGTTCACCTCTGGAAGTGCATAGCAGAGGTGAAGGTGGGTCATCTGGAACATCTGTGTCAGCATCTGAGCTTTCATTTCCAAATCAGCCATTTACACAAAGTGATAATGATATTAGTAAAGGCACATTTGTATCATCAAACCCTGGGAATTCCTTCTCTTCTGCTGGTATACCTGCTCCATCTGTGGTTTCTGCAGCTCTGCAGGTGCTTCCTGGAAAAGTGTTGGTTCCTGCAGTAGTTGATCAGGTTCAGGGACAGGCATTAGCGGCATTGCAAGTGTTAAAG GTCATAGAAGCTGATGTTCAACCTGGTGATTTATGTACACGTCGTGAATTTGCTAGATGGTTGGTTTCTGCGAGCAGTGCTCTTTCAAG GAACACAATATCCAAAGTATATCCTGCAATGTACATCGAGAATGTCACTGAGCTTGCATTTGATGATGTTACGCCTGGTGACCCTGATTTTTCATCCATTCAAG GATTGGCAGAAGCTGGACTTATCTCAAGCAAGCTTTCCAGACACGATATGCTTTCGTCTCTAGATGAAGACCAGGGTCCAGTTGATTTCTCTCCTGAAAG CCCTCTATCACGCCAGGATCTTGTAAGTTGGAAGATGGCTCTTGAAAAGAGACAACTACCAGAAGCTGACAGAAAG GTACTCTACCAACTTTCAGGGTTTATAGACTCTGATAAAGTACATCCTGATGCATGTCCTGCCCTTGTTGCTGACCTATCTGCTGGAGAACAGGGAATTATAGCTCTTGCATTTG GTTACACAAGGCTCTTCCAGCCACATAAGCCAGTAACAAAAGCTCAGGCCGCTATTGCTCTAGCAACTGGTGAGGCTTCTGATGTAGTTAATGAGGAGCTTGCTCGTATAGAAGCAGAATCTATGGCTGAAAATGCTGTTTCTGCGCATAGTGCTTTAGTAGCTGAAGTTGAGAAGGATGTCAATGCAAATTTTGAGAAGGAACTTTCCAAAGAGAGGGAAAAGATAGATGCTATTGAGAAAATGGCAGAAGAAGCAAGGACTGAATTGGAAAAGTTAAGAGCTGAGAGAGAGGAAGATAATATTGCTTTAATGAAGGAACGTGCAGCTGTTGACTCAGAAATGGAAGTCCTGTCAAGATTAAGGCGTGAGGTGGAAGAACAGTTGCAAAGCCTTATGAGTAACAAAGTGGAGATATCATacgaaaaggaaaaaattaataaacttcGGAAAGAAACAGAAAATGAAAGCCAGGAAATTGCACGCTTGCAGTATGAGCTTGAGGTTGAGCGGAAAGCCTTGTCCATGGCCAG GGCTTGGGCTGAGGATGAAGCAAAAAGAGCAAGAGAACAAGCTAAAGCCCTTGAGGAGGCTAGAGACCGCTGGGAGAGGCATGGCATTAAGGTAGTTGTTGACAATGACCTCCGTGAAGAGTCCTTGGCTGGAGTTACATGGCTTGATGCTGGCAAGCAGGTCTTAGTTGAAGGAACTGTTAGCAGGGCCGAAAACTTAATGGGCAAACTCAAGGCTATGGCAGAGGATGTAAGAGAGAAATCCAGAGATATAATTTACAGAATCATTCAAAAGATAGCCCTCCTGATATCAAAACTCAAGGAATGGGCCTCTGAGGCTGGAAGGAGGACTGAAAATATAAGACATGCTGCAGTTTCAAAGGCCTATGCATCAGCACAAGAGTTGCAGCAGAGCACATCTGAGTTTCGCCTGACCATCAGAGAAGGTGCAAAGCGAGTCATGGGAGATTGTAGGGAAGGAGTCGAGAAACTCACCCAAAAATTCAAGACATAA
- the LOC107414507 gene encoding uncharacterized protein LOC107414507 isoform X3, giving the protein MAAMAATTCLPSSPQLRLALNGVNYRKSPAILVRARMGKQDRWIRALCLANEEARNASGKRCRRIALVRADSGVDGFSGWSGSEGGEESMESERKNWFGGIVGAGVAGVVLAGGLTFAALSLGKRSSSRPKQQMEPLTTQQEVSLVSDDQNDEVLGLEKDLYKQDDRSLEGGTALQVLPGKVLVPAVVDQVQGQALAALQVLKVIEADVQPGDLCTRREFARWLVSASSALSRNTISKVYPAMYIENVTELAFDDVTPGDPDFSSIQGLAEAGLISSKLSRHDMLSSLDEDQGPVDFSPESPLSRQDLVSWKMALEKRQLPEADRKVLYQLSGFIDSDKVHPDACPALVADLSAGEQGIIALAFGYTRLFQPHKPVTKAQAAIALATGEASDVVNEELARIEAESMAENAVSAHSALVAEVEKDVNANFEKELSKEREKIDAIEKMAEEARTELEKLRAEREEDNIALMKERAAVDSEMEVLSRLRREVEEQLQSLMSNKVEISYEKEKINKLRKETENESQEIARLQYELEVERKALSMARAWAEDEAKRAREQAKALEEARDRWERHGIKVVVDNDLREESLAGVTWLDAGKQVLVEGTVSRAENLMGKLKAMAEDVREKSRDIIYRIIQKIALLISKLKEWASEAGRRTENIRHAAVSKAYASAQELQQSTSEFRLTIREGAKRVMGDCREGVEKLTQKFKT; this is encoded by the exons ATGGCTGCTATGGCTGCAACAACGTGCCTTCCAAGCTCACCACAACTTCGATTAGCTCTCAATGGCGTGAACTATCGGAAATCCCCTGCGATTCTTGTACGGGCTCGTATGGGGAAGCAGGATCGTTGGATTCGTGCACTCTGTCTTGCTAATGAGGAAGCGAGGAATGCGAGTGGCAAGCGTTGTCGTAGAATTGCGTTGGTCCGGGCGGATTCTGGAGTTGATGGGTTTTCTGGATGGTCCGGTTCTGAAGGTGGAGAAGAATCAATGGAGTCGGAGAGAAAGAACTGGTTTGGAG GAATAGTGGGAGCTGGAGTAGCAGGAGTCGTTCTTGCTGGTGGTCTTACTTTTGCTGCATTATCTTTGGGAAAAAGGAGCAGTTCTC GACCAAAACAACAGATGGAGCCCTTGACAACGCAGCAGGAAGTGTCATTGGTGTCAGATGATCAGAATGATGAAGTCCTGGGGCTTGAAAAAGACTTGTATAAGCAGGATGATCGTAGTCTGGAAGGCGGAACAG CTCTGCAGGTGCTTCCTGGAAAAGTGTTGGTTCCTGCAGTAGTTGATCAGGTTCAGGGACAGGCATTAGCGGCATTGCAAGTGTTAAAG GTCATAGAAGCTGATGTTCAACCTGGTGATTTATGTACACGTCGTGAATTTGCTAGATGGTTGGTTTCTGCGAGCAGTGCTCTTTCAAG GAACACAATATCCAAAGTATATCCTGCAATGTACATCGAGAATGTCACTGAGCTTGCATTTGATGATGTTACGCCTGGTGACCCTGATTTTTCATCCATTCAAG GATTGGCAGAAGCTGGACTTATCTCAAGCAAGCTTTCCAGACACGATATGCTTTCGTCTCTAGATGAAGACCAGGGTCCAGTTGATTTCTCTCCTGAAAG CCCTCTATCACGCCAGGATCTTGTAAGTTGGAAGATGGCTCTTGAAAAGAGACAACTACCAGAAGCTGACAGAAAG GTACTCTACCAACTTTCAGGGTTTATAGACTCTGATAAAGTACATCCTGATGCATGTCCTGCCCTTGTTGCTGACCTATCTGCTGGAGAACAGGGAATTATAGCTCTTGCATTTG GTTACACAAGGCTCTTCCAGCCACATAAGCCAGTAACAAAAGCTCAGGCCGCTATTGCTCTAGCAACTGGTGAGGCTTCTGATGTAGTTAATGAGGAGCTTGCTCGTATAGAAGCAGAATCTATGGCTGAAAATGCTGTTTCTGCGCATAGTGCTTTAGTAGCTGAAGTTGAGAAGGATGTCAATGCAAATTTTGAGAAGGAACTTTCCAAAGAGAGGGAAAAGATAGATGCTATTGAGAAAATGGCAGAAGAAGCAAGGACTGAATTGGAAAAGTTAAGAGCTGAGAGAGAGGAAGATAATATTGCTTTAATGAAGGAACGTGCAGCTGTTGACTCAGAAATGGAAGTCCTGTCAAGATTAAGGCGTGAGGTGGAAGAACAGTTGCAAAGCCTTATGAGTAACAAAGTGGAGATATCATacgaaaaggaaaaaattaataaacttcGGAAAGAAACAGAAAATGAAAGCCAGGAAATTGCACGCTTGCAGTATGAGCTTGAGGTTGAGCGGAAAGCCTTGTCCATGGCCAG GGCTTGGGCTGAGGATGAAGCAAAAAGAGCAAGAGAACAAGCTAAAGCCCTTGAGGAGGCTAGAGACCGCTGGGAGAGGCATGGCATTAAGGTAGTTGTTGACAATGACCTCCGTGAAGAGTCCTTGGCTGGAGTTACATGGCTTGATGCTGGCAAGCAGGTCTTAGTTGAAGGAACTGTTAGCAGGGCCGAAAACTTAATGGGCAAACTCAAGGCTATGGCAGAGGATGTAAGAGAGAAATCCAGAGATATAATTTACAGAATCATTCAAAAGATAGCCCTCCTGATATCAAAACTCAAGGAATGGGCCTCTGAGGCTGGAAGGAGGACTGAAAATATAAGACATGCTGCAGTTTCAAAGGCCTATGCATCAGCACAAGAGTTGCAGCAGAGCACATCTGAGTTTCGCCTGACCATCAGAGAAGGTGCAAAGCGAGTCATGGGAGATTGTAGGGAAGGAGTCGAGAAACTCACCCAAAAATTCAAGACATAA
- the LOC107414507 gene encoding uncharacterized protein LOC107414507 isoform X2: protein MEPLTTQQEVSLVSDDQNDEVLGLEKDLYKQDDRSLEGGTGTHRDSSSSSEIIDASKNRVGDKSDVGSMNDHESDGTDVFNNASTEETVQYKSTFNEKLDDTDSDTVSKSYNLLEPEKGNESFVASGFEDLDGNFPLGTAELTSEQENPVIVRQADLSVSNTVPSNLSLDKQDELSDSGGDQTSDQSLDSTSFINHSPNEPLALNESLGLQSNSNLEPHILPKDSKVNVVSSSSNPNVDLSKLPEVSAERSSPLEVHSRGEGGSSGTSVSASELSFPNQPFTQSDNDISKGTFVSSNPGNSFSSAGIPAPSVVSAALQVLPGKVLVPAVVDQVQGQALAALQVLKVIEADVQPGDLCTRREFARWLVSASSALSRNTISKVYPAMYIENVTELAFDDVTPGDPDFSSIQGLAEAGLISSKLSRHDMLSSLDEDQGPVDFSPESPLSRQDLVSWKMALEKRQLPEADRKVLYQLSGFIDSDKVHPDACPALVADLSAGEQGIIALAFGYTRLFQPHKPVTKAQAAIALATGEASDVVNEELARIEAESMAENAVSAHSALVAEVEKDVNANFEKELSKEREKIDAIEKMAEEARTELEKLRAEREEDNIALMKERAAVDSEMEVLSRLRREVEEQLQSLMSNKVEISYEKEKINKLRKETENESQEIARLQYELEVERKALSMARAWAEDEAKRAREQAKALEEARDRWERHGIKVVVDNDLREESLAGVTWLDAGKQVLVEGTVSRAENLMGKLKAMAEDVREKSRDIIYRIIQKIALLISKLKEWASEAGRRTENIRHAAVSKAYASAQELQQSTSEFRLTIREGAKRVMGDCREGVEKLTQKFKT, encoded by the exons ATGGAGCCCTTGACAACGCAGCAGGAAGTGTCATTGGTGTCAGATGATCAGAATGATGAAGTCCTGGGGCTTGAAAAAGACTTGTATAAGCAGGATGATCGTAGTCTGGAAGGCGGAACAGGTACACACAgggattcttcttcatcttcagaaATCATTGATGCTTCTAAAAATAGAGTTGGTGATAAGTCTGATGTCGGTAGCATGAATGATCATGAATCCGATGGTACTGATGTCTTCAACAATGCTTCCACTGAAGAAACTGTGCAATAtaaatcaacttttaatgagAAGTTAGATGATACTGACAGTGATACAGTGTCAAAGTCATACAATCTTCTTGAACCTGAAAAAGGCAATGAATCGTTTGTTGCCTCTGGTTTTGAAGATTTGGATGGCAATTTTCCGCTTGGTACAGCAGAATTAACTTCTGAGCAAGAGAACCCAGTCATTGTCAGACAAGCGGACTTGTCAGTTTCTAATACTGTTCCGTCAAACCTTAGCCTTGACAAGCAGGATGAACTATCTGATTCCGGTGGAGATCAAACTTCTGATCAATCATTGGATTCTACTAGTTTCATTAACCATTCACCTAACGAGCCTCTGGCTCTAAACGAGTCATTGGGTCTgcagtcaaactcaaatttagAACCACATATTTTGCCTAAAGACAGCAAAGTAAATGTAGTCTCATCTTCATCCAATCCAAATGTTGACCTGAGCAAATTGCCAGAGGTCTCAGCTGAAAGAAGTTCACCTCTGGAAGTGCATAGCAGAGGTGAAGGTGGGTCATCTGGAACATCTGTGTCAGCATCTGAGCTTTCATTTCCAAATCAGCCATTTACACAAAGTGATAATGATATTAGTAAAGGCACATTTGTATCATCAAACCCTGGGAATTCCTTCTCTTCTGCTGGTATACCTGCTCCATCTGTGGTTTCTGCAGCTCTGCAGGTGCTTCCTGGAAAAGTGTTGGTTCCTGCAGTAGTTGATCAGGTTCAGGGACAGGCATTAGCGGCATTGCAAGTGTTAAAG GTCATAGAAGCTGATGTTCAACCTGGTGATTTATGTACACGTCGTGAATTTGCTAGATGGTTGGTTTCTGCGAGCAGTGCTCTTTCAAG GAACACAATATCCAAAGTATATCCTGCAATGTACATCGAGAATGTCACTGAGCTTGCATTTGATGATGTTACGCCTGGTGACCCTGATTTTTCATCCATTCAAG GATTGGCAGAAGCTGGACTTATCTCAAGCAAGCTTTCCAGACACGATATGCTTTCGTCTCTAGATGAAGACCAGGGTCCAGTTGATTTCTCTCCTGAAAG CCCTCTATCACGCCAGGATCTTGTAAGTTGGAAGATGGCTCTTGAAAAGAGACAACTACCAGAAGCTGACAGAAAG GTACTCTACCAACTTTCAGGGTTTATAGACTCTGATAAAGTACATCCTGATGCATGTCCTGCCCTTGTTGCTGACCTATCTGCTGGAGAACAGGGAATTATAGCTCTTGCATTTG GTTACACAAGGCTCTTCCAGCCACATAAGCCAGTAACAAAAGCTCAGGCCGCTATTGCTCTAGCAACTGGTGAGGCTTCTGATGTAGTTAATGAGGAGCTTGCTCGTATAGAAGCAGAATCTATGGCTGAAAATGCTGTTTCTGCGCATAGTGCTTTAGTAGCTGAAGTTGAGAAGGATGTCAATGCAAATTTTGAGAAGGAACTTTCCAAAGAGAGGGAAAAGATAGATGCTATTGAGAAAATGGCAGAAGAAGCAAGGACTGAATTGGAAAAGTTAAGAGCTGAGAGAGAGGAAGATAATATTGCTTTAATGAAGGAACGTGCAGCTGTTGACTCAGAAATGGAAGTCCTGTCAAGATTAAGGCGTGAGGTGGAAGAACAGTTGCAAAGCCTTATGAGTAACAAAGTGGAGATATCATacgaaaaggaaaaaattaataaacttcGGAAAGAAACAGAAAATGAAAGCCAGGAAATTGCACGCTTGCAGTATGAGCTTGAGGTTGAGCGGAAAGCCTTGTCCATGGCCAG GGCTTGGGCTGAGGATGAAGCAAAAAGAGCAAGAGAACAAGCTAAAGCCCTTGAGGAGGCTAGAGACCGCTGGGAGAGGCATGGCATTAAGGTAGTTGTTGACAATGACCTCCGTGAAGAGTCCTTGGCTGGAGTTACATGGCTTGATGCTGGCAAGCAGGTCTTAGTTGAAGGAACTGTTAGCAGGGCCGAAAACTTAATGGGCAAACTCAAGGCTATGGCAGAGGATGTAAGAGAGAAATCCAGAGATATAATTTACAGAATCATTCAAAAGATAGCCCTCCTGATATCAAAACTCAAGGAATGGGCCTCTGAGGCTGGAAGGAGGACTGAAAATATAAGACATGCTGCAGTTTCAAAGGCCTATGCATCAGCACAAGAGTTGCAGCAGAGCACATCTGAGTTTCGCCTGACCATCAGAGAAGGTGCAAAGCGAGTCATGGGAGATTGTAGGGAAGGAGTCGAGAAACTCACCCAAAAATTCAAGACATAA
- the LOC107414508 gene encoding large ribosomal subunit protein eL36x → MAPKQPNTGLFVGLNKGHVVTKKELAPRPSERKGKTSKRVHFVRNLIREVAGFAPYEKRITELLKVGKDKRALKVAKRKLGTHKRAKKKREEMSNVLRKMRAGGAGDKKK, encoded by the exons ATGGCACCAAAACAACCAAATACTGGCCTCTTCGTGGGATTAAATAAAGGTCATGTAGTGACCAAGAAGGAGTTAGCCCCACGACCCTCTGAGAGAAAAGGG AAAACCAGTAAAAGGGTTCACTTTGTTAGAAACTTGATCCGGGAAGTTGCTGGTTTTGCACCATATGAGAAGAGAATAACTGAGCTTCTGAAGGTTGGCAAGGACAAGCGTGCATTGAAAGTTGCCAAGCGCAAACTCGGCACCCATAAGAGGGCTAAGAAGAAGCGTGAGGAGATGTCTAATGTTCTCCGCAAGATGAG GGCTGGAGGTGCTGGTGACAAGAAGAAATGA
- the LOC107414509 gene encoding uncharacterized protein LOC107414509 isoform X2, translating to MSILCGCPLLECVYCLACSRWIWKRCLHTAGHDSETWGPAAAEEFESVPRLCRYILAVYEDDIRHPLWEPPEGYGINPDWLILRKTYEDTQGRAPPYILYLDHAHADIVLAIRGLNLAKESDYAVLLDNKLGKRKFDGGYVHNGLLKAAGCVLEAECDILKDLVEKYPNYTLTFAGHSLGSGVAALLTLVVVQNLHKLGNIDRRRVRCYAIAPARCMSLNLAVRYADVINSVVLQDDFLPRTATPLEDIFKSLFCLPCLLCLRCMKDTCIPEEKMLKDPRRLYAPGRLYHIVERRPFRLGRFPPVVRTAVPVDGRFEHIVLSCNATSDHAIIWIEREAQRALNTVYSRRRRRGGEEEKICRMFDFFQVIILVIRRIFGS from the exons ATGTCAATTCTATGTGGATGCCCTCTCCTAGAGTGTGTTTATTGTTTGGCATGTAGCCGCTGGATTTGGAAGCGGTGCCTCCACACAGCAGGCCATGACAGTGAGACTTGGGGGCCTGCTGCTGCTGAAGAATTTGAGTCTGTTCCTCGCCTCTGCCGCTATATTCTAGCCGTTTATGAAGATGATATCCGCCACCCTCTTTGGGAACCACCTGAAGGCTATGGAATAAACCCAGATTGGTTAATTCTGAGAAAAACTTATGAAGATACCCAAGGGAGGGCTcctccatatatattataccttGATCATGCTCATGCGGACATAGTTCTAGCAATTAGGGGCCTTAATTTGGCAAAAGAAAGTGACTATGCGGTTTTACTGGATAATAAGCTGGGGAAGAGGAAGTTTGATGGCGGGTATGTTCACAATGGGCTATTGAAGGCTGCTGGATGTGTTTTGGAGGCAGAATGTGATATTCTTAAGGATTTGGTGGAGAAATATCCAAATTATACTTTGACTTTTGCTGGCCATTCACTGGGGTCAGGTGTGGCAGCATTGTTAACGCTGGTGGTTGTGCAGAATCTTCATAAACTGGGAAATATTGACCGGAGAAGAGTCAGGTGCTATGCTATTGCACCTGCCAGGTGTATGTCATTGAATCTAGCAGTCAGATATGCAGACGTCATCAATTCTGTTGTGCTTCAG GATGACTTCTTACCACGGACAGCCACACCTTTGGAGGACATATTCAAGTCACTTTTCTG TTTGCCATGCCTACTATGCCTAAGGTGCATGAAGGATACATGTATACCAGAGGAGAAGATGCTTAAAGATCCAAGGAGGCTTTATGCACCTGGTCGCCTCTATCACATTGTTGAGAGAAGACCTTTCAG GTTGGGAAGGTTTCCCCCAGTTGTAAGGACAGCAGTGCCAGTTGATGGGAGGTTTGAACACATTGTTCTTTCTTGTAATGCTACTTCTGATCATGCCATCATTTGGATAGAAAGAGAAGCCCAAAGAGCTCTAAAT ACTGTATATtcaaggaggaggaggagagggGGGGAGGAAGAAAAAATCTGTAGAATGTTCGACTTCTTTCAAGTGATAATATTAGTCATAAGAAGAATATTTGGAAGCTGA
- the LOC107414509 gene encoding uncharacterized protein LOC107414509 isoform X1, translated as MSILCGCPLLECVYCLACSRWIWKRCLHTAGHDSETWGPAAAEEFESVPRLCRYILAVYEDDIRHPLWEPPEGYGINPDWLILRKTYEDTQGRAPPYILYLDHAHADIVLAIRGLNLAKESDYAVLLDNKLGKRKFDGGYVHNGLLKAAGCVLEAECDILKDLVEKYPNYTLTFAGHSLGSGVAALLTLVVVQNLHKLGNIDRRRVRCYAIAPARCMSLNLAVRYADVINSVVLQDDFLPRTATPLEDIFKSLFCLPCLLCLRCMKDTCIPEEKMLKDPRRLYAPGRLYHIVERRPFRLGRFPPVVRTAVPVDGRFEHIVLSCNATSDHAIIWIEREAQRALNLMLEKDQIMEIPAKQKMERQQTLAREHSEEYRAALQRAVTLAVPHAYSPFQYGTFDEGDKEKSPESSGKSTPASSKKSQIRETWDELIERLFDKDESGHITRKKSHVDD; from the exons ATGTCAATTCTATGTGGATGCCCTCTCCTAGAGTGTGTTTATTGTTTGGCATGTAGCCGCTGGATTTGGAAGCGGTGCCTCCACACAGCAGGCCATGACAGTGAGACTTGGGGGCCTGCTGCTGCTGAAGAATTTGAGTCTGTTCCTCGCCTCTGCCGCTATATTCTAGCCGTTTATGAAGATGATATCCGCCACCCTCTTTGGGAACCACCTGAAGGCTATGGAATAAACCCAGATTGGTTAATTCTGAGAAAAACTTATGAAGATACCCAAGGGAGGGCTcctccatatatattataccttGATCATGCTCATGCGGACATAGTTCTAGCAATTAGGGGCCTTAATTTGGCAAAAGAAAGTGACTATGCGGTTTTACTGGATAATAAGCTGGGGAAGAGGAAGTTTGATGGCGGGTATGTTCACAATGGGCTATTGAAGGCTGCTGGATGTGTTTTGGAGGCAGAATGTGATATTCTTAAGGATTTGGTGGAGAAATATCCAAATTATACTTTGACTTTTGCTGGCCATTCACTGGGGTCAGGTGTGGCAGCATTGTTAACGCTGGTGGTTGTGCAGAATCTTCATAAACTGGGAAATATTGACCGGAGAAGAGTCAGGTGCTATGCTATTGCACCTGCCAGGTGTATGTCATTGAATCTAGCAGTCAGATATGCAGACGTCATCAATTCTGTTGTGCTTCAG GATGACTTCTTACCACGGACAGCCACACCTTTGGAGGACATATTCAAGTCACTTTTCTG TTTGCCATGCCTACTATGCCTAAGGTGCATGAAGGATACATGTATACCAGAGGAGAAGATGCTTAAAGATCCAAGGAGGCTTTATGCACCTGGTCGCCTCTATCACATTGTTGAGAGAAGACCTTTCAG GTTGGGAAGGTTTCCCCCAGTTGTAAGGACAGCAGTGCCAGTTGATGGGAGGTTTGAACACATTGTTCTTTCTTGTAATGCTACTTCTGATCATGCCATCATTTGGATAGAAAGAGAAGCCCAAAGAGCTCTAAAT TTAATGTTAGAGAAAGACCAAATCATGGAGATTCCAGCAAAACAAAAGATGGAAAGACAGCAGACATTAGCTAGAGAACACAGTGAAGAGTATAGAGCGGCGCTGCAGAGAGCTGTTACATTGGCTGTGCCTCATGCCTATTCACCTTTCCAATATGGAACATTCGACGAGGGGGATAAGGAGAAGTCACCTGAATCAAGTGGGAAATCAACTCCTGCCTCATCCAAGAAATCCCAAATCAGAGAAACATGGGATGAACTAATTGAGCGTCTCTTTGACAAGGATGAGTCTGGTCATATTACCCGAAAGAAGTCGCATGTAGATGATTGA